Proteins found in one Triticum aestivum cultivar Chinese Spring chromosome 4D, IWGSC CS RefSeq v2.1, whole genome shotgun sequence genomic segment:
- the LOC123098925 gene encoding putative aconitate hydratase, cytoplasmic, translating into MRDAMSKLGSDPNKINPLVPVDLVVDHSVQVDVARSENAVQANMELEFSRNKERFGFLKWGSTAFNNMLVVPPGSGIVHQVNLEYLARVVFNNGGILYPDSVVGTDSHTTMIDGLGVAGWGVGGIEAEATMLGQPMSMVLPAVVGFKLSGKLRNGVTATDLVLTVTQMLRKHGVVGKFVEFYGGGMGELSLADRATIANMAPEYGATMGFFPVDAKTLDYLKLTGRSDETVAMIETYLRANNMFVDYKQVQAERVYSSYLELDLDEVEPCLSGPKRPHDRVTLKNMKSDWLSCLDNKVGFKGFAVPKESQGKVAEFSFRGTPAKIKHGDVVIAAITSCTNTSNPNVMLGAALVAKKACDLGLEVKPWIKTSLAPGSGVVKKYLDKSGLQKYLNQLGFNIVGYGCTTCIGNSGDLDESVAAAITDNDVVAAAVLSGNRNFEGRVHALTRANYLASPPLVVAYALAGTVNIDFEKEPVGISKDGKEVYFRDIWPTTDEIAEVVKASVLPDMFKGTYEAITKGNPMWNELPVSASTLYPWDPKSTYIHEPPYFKDMTMTPPGARPVKDAYCLLNFGDSITTDHISPAGSIHPDSPAAKYLKERNVERKDFNSYGSRRGNDEIMARGTFANIRIVNKFLKGEVGPQTIHVPSGEKLAVFDAAMKYKNEGHDTIILAGAEYGSGSSRDWAAKGPMLQGVKAVIAKSFERIHRSNLAGMGIVPLCFKAGEDADTLGLTGHERYTIQLPTDVNEIKPGQDVTVTTDNGKSFTCTLRFDTEVELAYYTHGGILPYVIRKIAAEQ; encoded by the exons ATGAGGGATGCTATGAGCAAACTTGGCAGTGACCCGAACAAAATTAATCCTCTG GTACCTGTAGACCTTGTTGTGGATCATTCAGTACAAGTTGATGTGGCAAGATCGGAGAATGCTGTTCAGGCAAATATGGAGCTTGAGTTCAGCCGTAACAAGGAGCGGTTTGGATTTTTGAAATGGGGTTCCACTGCATTCAATAACATGCTTGTTGTTCCACCTGGATCTGGAATTGTTCACCAG GTGAATCTTGAATATCTGGCCAGGGTTGTCTTCAACAATGGTGGGATACTTTACCCTGATAGTGTTGTCGGTACAGATTCGCACACAACTATGATAGATGGTCTTGGTGTTGCTGGATGGGGAGTTGGTGGTATAGAGGCAGAAGCTACGATGCTTGGGCAG CCAATGAGCATGGTCTTGCCAGCAGTTGTTGGTTTCAAGTTATCAGGGAAGCTGAGGAATGGAGTTACAGCCACAGACTTGGTTCTAACAGTAACTCAAATGCTTAGGAAACATGGTGTTGTTGGGAAGTTTGTTGAATTTTATG GGGGAGGTATGGGTGAACTATCACTTGCTGATAGGGCTACTATCGCCAACATGGCACCAGAATATGGTGCAACTATGGGTTTCTTCCCAGTTGATGCAAAGACATTGGACTACCTGAAGCTAACTGGCAGAAGTGATGAAACT GTGGCCATGATAGAGACTTACCTGCGTGCCAATAATATGTTCGTCGACTACAAGCAG GTTCAAGCTGAAAGAGTGTATTCATCTTATCTGGAACTTGACTTGGATGAGGTGGAACCATGTCTGTCCGGACCAAAACG GCCTCATGATAGAGTGACATTGAAGAACATGAAGTCAGATTGGCTTTCTTGCCTGGACAACAAAGTAGGGTTCAAG GGTTTTGCTGTCCCCAAGGAATCGCAGGGTAAAGTTGCTGAGTTTTCGTTCCGTGGGACGCCAGCAAAGATAAAGCATGGTGATGTTGTAATTGCGGCTATCACCAGTTGCACCAACACATCAAATCCTAATGTGATGCTGGGAGCTGCTTTGGTTGCCAAAAAGGCTTGTGACCTAGGCCTGGAG GTGAAACCATGGATTAAGACAAGTCTTGCGCCAGGTTCTGGTGTTGTGAAGAAGTACTTGGACAAGAG CGGTCTGCAGAAGTATCTTAACCAGCTTGGTTTCAATATTGTTGGCTATGGGTGTACAACCTGCATAGGAAACTCTGGAGATCTTGATGAATCCGTAGCTGCTGCAATTACCGACAATG atgttgttgctgctgctgtgttGTCTGGGAACAGGAATTTCGAAGGCCGTGTACATGCATTGACCCGAGCAAATTATCTCGCATCTCCTCCATTGGTTGTGGCCTATGCCCTTGCTGGCACG GTTAATATTGATTTTGAGAAAGAACCAGTAGGCATCTCAAAGGATGGGAAGGAGGTTTACTTCAGGGATATTTGGCCTACCACTGATGAGATTGCTGAG GTTGTTAAGGCGAGTGTGCTCCCAGACATGTTCAAGGGCACATATGAGGCAATCACCAAAGGAAATCCTATGTGGAATGAGCTGCCAGTATCAGCAAGCACTCTCTACCCATGGGATCCAAAATCAACATACATCCACGAGCCTCCTTATTTCAAGGATATGACAATGACCCCTCCTGGCGCACGGCCTGTGAAGGATGCGTATTGTCTTCTTAACTTCGGTGACAGTATCACAACTGATCACATATCCCCAGCTGGAAGCATCCACCCAGACAGCCCAGCTGCCAAATATCTAAAGGAGCGCAATGTTGAAAGGAAGGACTTCAACTCATATGGCAGTCGACGAGGGAACGATGAGATCATGGCTAGGGGAACTTTTGCCAACATTCGTATTGTGAACAAGTTCTTGAAGGGAGAGGTTGGCCCCCAAACCATCCATGTACCATCAGGGGAGAAGCTTGCTGTTTTTGATGCTGCTATG AAATACAAGAACGAAGGGCATGACACTATCATCCTGGCTGGTGCTGAGTATGGCAGTGGAAGCTCAAGGGATTGGGCTGCGAAGGGTCCAATGCTTCAG GGAGTGAAGGCTGTGATAGCCAAGAGTTTTGAGAGGATTCACCGTAGCAATCTCGCTGGAATGGGCATCGTCCCTCTATGCTTCAAGGCTGGGGAGGATGCCGACACTCTTGGCTTAACAGGCCATGAGCGCTACACCATCCAGCTTCCGACTGATGTGAATGAAATCAAGCCTGGCCAAGATGTTACGGTCACAACCGACAACGGCAAGTCGTTCACCTGCACACTCCGCTTTGACACTGAG GTGGAGCTTGCTTACTACACCCATGGTGGTATTCTACCATATGTCATCCGAAAGATCGCAGCCGAGCAATAG
- the LOC123100514 gene encoding S-norcoclaurine synthase 1-like: MPVKNVQALAANAAELTEEAIKRYIRPARADDVAVAAHGDDSSQSIPVIDLEGVRYIWTWTCNRIEWPIKQEILSAIYCTTEILQFFSKEPITYNTYNLQVKNHGIPDTVLENMRNNLEHFFRLRLDEKNRFGRLPGDLQGYGQAFVESEHQTLDWCDRLYLVTQPPHDREMRPCPTTPVSFRESIESYSSELMRVAGSLMAIIARNLGVDLLRDTYVSQALRMTYYPACPMAHDKVLGISPHSDISMLTLVWELNMVGGLQIKRQDAWVPVKPHPKALVVNVGDFLEILTNGKYQSIEHRVTVNPRKERMSISAFHLPKFDMSVGPLSEIVGAELKKYKTLRVDEVAKVVFSIRLDGKKTKDYAMLSV; the protein is encoded by the exons ATGCCGGTGAAGAACGTCCAGGCGCTGGCCGCGAACGCGGCGGAgctgacggaggaggccatcaagCGGTACATCAGGCCGGCGAGGGCCGACGATGTGGCCGTTGCTGCTCACGGCGATGATAGCAGCCAGAGCATTCCTGTGATCGACCTTG AGGGGGTTCGATATATATGGACATGGACATGCAACAGAATCGAATGGCCAATAAAGCAAGAGATACTCTCAGCTATATACTGCACG ACAGAAATACTGCAGTTTTTCTCCAAGGAGCCAATTACATATAATACATACAATTTACAGGTGAAAAATCATGGAATTCCTGACACAGTTCTTGAAAACATGAGGAACAACCTCGAGCACTTCTTCAGGCTTCGCCTTGATGAGAAGAACAGATTTGGCCGGTTGCCTGGAGACCTCCAAGGCTATGGCCAAGCATTTGTTGAGTCCGAACATCAAACGCTCGACTGGTGTGACAGGCTTTACCTAGTGACCCAGCCACCTCACGATCGCGAAATGAGACCATGCCCTACAACTCCTGTCAGCTTCAG GGAATCCATTGAGTCGTACTCCTCTGAGCTGATGAGGGTGGCTGGCTCGCTCATGGCAATCATCGCTAGAAACCTAGGCGTTGATCTCCTCAGAGATACGTATGTGAGTCAGGCATTGAGGATGACCTACTACCCTGCATGCCCCATGGCTCATGATAAGGTTTTGGGGATTTCACCACATTCCGACATTTCTATGCTAACGCTGGTATGGGAGCTGAATATGGTGGGAGGGCTCCAGATCAAGAGACAAGATGCATGGGTGCCGGTAAAACCCCACCCCAAGGCATTGGTGGTGAATGTTGGTGACTTTCTTGAG ATATTGACAAACGGAAAGTACCAAAGCATTGAGCACAGGGTCACCGTTAATCCTCGCAAGGAGAGGATGTCCATTTCTGCTTTTCACCTCCCAAAGTTTGATATGAGCGTGGGCCCACTATCTGAAATAGTTGGAGCCGAGCTCAAGAAATACAAGACCCTGAGGGTGGACGAGGTAGCTAAGGTTGTTTTCTCGATCAGACTTGACGGGAAGAAAACCAAGGACTATGCCATGCTTAGCGTCTGA